In one window of Juglans regia cultivar Chandler chromosome 3, Walnut 2.0, whole genome shotgun sequence DNA:
- the LOC108988395 gene encoding BTB/POZ domain and ankyrin repeat-containing protein NOOT2 isoform X1 — translation MTLDDSLRSLSMDYLNLLINGQAFSDVTFSVEGRLVHAHRCILAARSLFFRKFFCGPDPPSGLDPAGSRINPAASPGSRPGVIPVNEVGYEVFLLLLQFLYSGQVSIVPQKHEPRPNCGERGCWHTHCTSAVDLALDTLAAARSFGVEQLALLTQKQLASMVEKASIEDVMKVLLASRKQEMHQLWTTCSHLVAKSGLPPEVLAKHLPIDVVTKIEELRLKSSLARRSLMPHHHHHHHHHHQDLGAAADLEDQKIRRMRRALDSSDVELVKLMVMGEGLNLDEALALHYAVENCSREVVKALLELGAADVNYPAGPAGKTPLHIAAEMVSPDMVSVLLDHHADPNVRTVDGVTPLDVLRTLTSDFLFKGAVPGLAHIEPNKLRLCLELIQSAALVLSREEGNANAPSSTNIYPPMSDDHSSGSSGNNMANLNLDSRLVYLNLGATASGQMGSRSMDGEDDSSHNSQREGMNRHGSQGGCGPTLAYFWVFVGFSVIRR, via the exons ATGACCCTGGATGACTCCCTAAGATCCCTTTCCATGGACTACCTCAACCTCCTCATCAATGGCCAAGCCTTCAGCGACGTAACCTTCAGCGTAGAGGGTCGTCTAGTCCACGCCCACCGATGCATCCTGGCGGCGCGGAGCCTCTTCTTTAGGAAATTCTTTTGTGGGCCAGACCCGCCTTCCGGGCTGGATCCAGCTGGGTCCAGAATCAACCCAGCGGCGTCACCGGGCTCGAGGCCGGGCGTCATACCGGTGAACGAGGTAGGATACGAGGTGTTCTTGTTGCTGCTGCAGTTCTTGTACAGTGGCCAAGTCTCTATTGTGCCTCAAAAGCATGAGCCAAGGCCTAATTGTGGGGAGAGAGGGTGCTGGCACACGCATTGCACCTCAGCCGTTGATCTTGCTCTCGACACTCTTGCTGCCGCTAGATCCTTTGGTGTCGAACAGCTCGCATTGCTCACTCAG AAGCAATTGGCGAGCATGGTGGAGAAAGCCTCAATCGAAGATGTAATGAAAGTCCTACTAGCTTCAAGAAAGCAAGAGATGCACCAGCTTTGGACCACATGCTCCCACCTTGTTGCAAAATCTGGCCTCCCTCCTGAAGTCTTAGCCAAGCACCTCCCCATCGATGTCGTGACCAAGATTGAAGAGCTTCGCCTCAAATCCTCTCTCGCCCGCCGCTCCCTCAtgccccaccaccaccaccatcaccaccaccaccaccaagatCTTGGTGCAGCCGCCGATCTCGAAGACCAAAAGATCCGTCGTATGAGACGGGCACTCGACTCGTCTGATGTGGAACTTGTCAAGCTTATGGTTATGGGCGAAGGGCTAAATCTCGATGAGGCATTAGCTTTGCATTACGCAGTCGAAAATTGTAGCCGAGAAGTTGTGAAAGCCTTGCTTGAGCTCGGTGCAGCAGATGTTAATTACCCTGCTGGACCGGCCGGGAAAACCCCACTTCACATTGCGGCCGAAATGGTGTCGCCCGACATGGTGTCGGTCCTTCTCGACCACCATGCCGACCCGAATGTTCGGACCGTCGATGGGGTTACTCCCCTCGACGTACTGAGAACCCTAACGTCCGATTTCCTTTTCAAAGGAGCCGTCCCGGGGCTAGCACATATCGAACCCAACAAGCTCAGGCTTTGCCTTGAGCTGATTCAATCAGCAGCCCTCGTTCTTTCTCGTGAAGAAGGCAATGCAAATGCTCCTTCTTCCACCAACATATATCCGCCAATGAGCGATGATCATAGCAGCGGTAGCAGTGGGAACAACATGGCGAACCTTAACCTTGATTCCAGGTTGGTTTATCTCAATCTGGGTGCGACGGCTTCAGGTCAAATGGGATCTAGATCAATGGATGGAGAGGATGATAGCAGCCACAATAGCCAGAGGGAGGGCATGAACAGGCATGGGTCGCAAGGTGGCTGTGGCCCAACATT GGCGTACTTTTGGGTTTTTGTGGGCTTTTCAGTGATCAGAAGATGA
- the LOC108988395 gene encoding BTB/POZ domain and ankyrin repeat-containing protein NOOT2 isoform X2 — protein sequence MTLDDSLRSLSMDYLNLLINGQAFSDVTFSVEGRLVHAHRCILAARSLFFRKFFCGPDPPSGLDPAGSRINPAASPGSRPGVIPVNEVGYEVFLLLLQFLYSGQVSIVPQKHEPRPNCGERGCWHTHCTSAVDLALDTLAAARSFGVEQLALLTQKQLASMVEKASIEDVMKVLLASRKQEMHQLWTTCSHLVAKSGLPPEVLAKHLPIDVVTKIEELRLKSSLARRSLMPHHHHHHHHHHQDLGAAADLEDQKIRRMRRALDSSDVELVKLMVMGEGLNLDEALALHYAVENCSREVVKALLELGAADVNYPAGPAGKTPLHIAAEMVSPDMVSVLLDHHADPNVRTVDGVTPLDVLRTLTSDFLFKGAVPGLAHIEPNKLRLCLELIQSAALVLSREEGNANAPSSTNIYPPMSDDHSSGSSGNNMANLNLDSRLVYLNLGATASGQMGSRSMDGEDDSSHNSQREGMNRHGSQGRTFGFLWAFQ from the exons ATGACCCTGGATGACTCCCTAAGATCCCTTTCCATGGACTACCTCAACCTCCTCATCAATGGCCAAGCCTTCAGCGACGTAACCTTCAGCGTAGAGGGTCGTCTAGTCCACGCCCACCGATGCATCCTGGCGGCGCGGAGCCTCTTCTTTAGGAAATTCTTTTGTGGGCCAGACCCGCCTTCCGGGCTGGATCCAGCTGGGTCCAGAATCAACCCAGCGGCGTCACCGGGCTCGAGGCCGGGCGTCATACCGGTGAACGAGGTAGGATACGAGGTGTTCTTGTTGCTGCTGCAGTTCTTGTACAGTGGCCAAGTCTCTATTGTGCCTCAAAAGCATGAGCCAAGGCCTAATTGTGGGGAGAGAGGGTGCTGGCACACGCATTGCACCTCAGCCGTTGATCTTGCTCTCGACACTCTTGCTGCCGCTAGATCCTTTGGTGTCGAACAGCTCGCATTGCTCACTCAG AAGCAATTGGCGAGCATGGTGGAGAAAGCCTCAATCGAAGATGTAATGAAAGTCCTACTAGCTTCAAGAAAGCAAGAGATGCACCAGCTTTGGACCACATGCTCCCACCTTGTTGCAAAATCTGGCCTCCCTCCTGAAGTCTTAGCCAAGCACCTCCCCATCGATGTCGTGACCAAGATTGAAGAGCTTCGCCTCAAATCCTCTCTCGCCCGCCGCTCCCTCAtgccccaccaccaccaccatcaccaccaccaccaccaagatCTTGGTGCAGCCGCCGATCTCGAAGACCAAAAGATCCGTCGTATGAGACGGGCACTCGACTCGTCTGATGTGGAACTTGTCAAGCTTATGGTTATGGGCGAAGGGCTAAATCTCGATGAGGCATTAGCTTTGCATTACGCAGTCGAAAATTGTAGCCGAGAAGTTGTGAAAGCCTTGCTTGAGCTCGGTGCAGCAGATGTTAATTACCCTGCTGGACCGGCCGGGAAAACCCCACTTCACATTGCGGCCGAAATGGTGTCGCCCGACATGGTGTCGGTCCTTCTCGACCACCATGCCGACCCGAATGTTCGGACCGTCGATGGGGTTACTCCCCTCGACGTACTGAGAACCCTAACGTCCGATTTCCTTTTCAAAGGAGCCGTCCCGGGGCTAGCACATATCGAACCCAACAAGCTCAGGCTTTGCCTTGAGCTGATTCAATCAGCAGCCCTCGTTCTTTCTCGTGAAGAAGGCAATGCAAATGCTCCTTCTTCCACCAACATATATCCGCCAATGAGCGATGATCATAGCAGCGGTAGCAGTGGGAACAACATGGCGAACCTTAACCTTGATTCCAGGTTGGTTTATCTCAATCTGGGTGCGACGGCTTCAGGTCAAATGGGATCTAGATCAATGGATGGAGAGGATGATAGCAGCCACAATAGCCAGAGGGAGGGCATGAACAGGCATGGGTCGCAAG GGCGTACTTTTGGGTTTTTGTGGGCTTTTCAGTGA